In Trichomycterus rosablanca isolate fTriRos1 chromosome 20, fTriRos1.hap1, whole genome shotgun sequence, one DNA window encodes the following:
- the LOC134334851 gene encoding olfactory receptor 2AT4-like, with translation MSNENVTSAKNFVIVGFPGLHPNYYGIASAVMCFIYLCTLTGNGLFFALFIREKSLQKPAYFIMLNLAVSDVLFSTTTLPKAIARYWFTDMDISFAACFVQMHFVHYFGSVNALVLGIMAFDRYVAVCHPLRYASIIKDSTTLMMCVTAWLVAEPFILIPVIRAYPLPYCNSNRILQCYCDHSSLSRIACADTSSNHVVSLTLALIVLLTPLAFIMFSYTSIITAVCRISSRGGRLKTLSTCSSQLLIIALYFLPRCFNYMSPNLGITLTPDQRVLMVMCYALLPPMINPLIYCFKMKEARESLKKSFARSTFFQFVGAKVDVFSVHK, from the coding sequence ATGTCTAATGAAAACGTTACATCTGCGAAGAATTTTGTTATTGTAGGTTTTCCTGGACTTCACCCAAACTACTATGGCATCGCATCTGCAGTTATGTGTTTCATTTATCTATGTACCTTGACTGGGAATGGattattttttgcattatttataaGGGAGAAGAGTCTTCAAAAACCTGCATATTTTATTATGCTGAATCTTGCTGTAAGTGATGTACTATTTAGCACCACAACATTACCAAAAGCTATTGCCCGGTATTGGTTTACCGATATGGACATCTCTTTCGCAGCTTGTTTTGTTCAGATGCATTTTGTTCACTATTTTGGAtctgtgaatgcactggtgctTGGAATAATGGCTTTTGATAGATATGTGGCTGTCTGCCATCCGCTCAGATATGCCAGTATTATCAAAGACTCCACTACGTTGATGATGTGTGTCACAGCCtggctggtagcagagccgtTTATTTTGATTCCAGTAATCCGAGCGTATCCTCTCCCTTACTGTAATTCCaaccgcattctccagtgctaCTGTGACCATTCATCTCTGTCCAGGATTGCATGTGCTGACACATCATCAAATCACGTTGTATCTTTAACCCTGGCACTGATTGTCCTGCTTACACCTTTGGCATTTATAATGTTCTCCTACACCTCTATTATAACGGCAGTGTGCCGAATCTCATCAAGGGGAGGACGGCTGAAGACCCTTTCCACCTGCAGTTCTCAGCTTTTAATAATCGCCCTTTACTTTTTACCCAGGTGCTTTAATTACATGTCACCCAATTTAGGAATTACCTTGACTCCGGACCAAAGAGTACTTATGGTCATGTGCTACGCCCTGTTACCACCCATGATTAATCCActcatttattgttttaagaTGAAAGAAGCCAGGGAAAGCCTAAAGAAAAGCTTTGCCAGATCGACGTTTTTTCAGTTTGTAGGGGCAAAGGTGGATGTATTTTCTGTACACAAGTAA